The following proteins are co-located in the Scylla paramamosain isolate STU-SP2022 chromosome 37, ASM3559412v1, whole genome shotgun sequence genome:
- the LOC135091544 gene encoding uncharacterized protein LOC135091544, with translation MVDETGEMEKEVNFRIQCGWNNWRQVSGVICDRRVLVRVKGKVHKAVVRPALMYGLEAAPLKKIEERKMDVAEMKMLRWMVGVNRTDRIRNKYIRGTVKVVEVSKKIQESRLKWYGHLRRRVGEDHVRREIMEMEVEGVRRRGRLKRRWIDCINGDLGEKNINPEMANNRNTWRRLIHNGDPE, from the coding sequence TTCAGTGTGGCTGGAACAATTGGCGGCAAGTTTCGGGTGTGATATGCGATAGAAGGGTACTAGTAAGAGTGAAGGGCAAAGTCCACAAAGCAGTCGTTAGACCTGCTTTGATGTATGGGCTAGAAGCAGCACCTTtgaagaagattgaagagaggaagatggatgtagcggagatgaagatgttgagatggatggtgggagTCAACAGAACAGACCGAATTAGGAATAAGTACATAAGAGGAACGGTGAAAGtagttgaagtctccaagaagatCCAGGAGTCAAGGTTGAAGTGGTATGGACACTTGAGAAGAAGAGTTGGCGAAGACCACGTAAGAAGGGAGATCAtggaaatggaggtggagggagttagaagaagaggacggcTCAAAAGAAGATGGATTGACTGCATAAACGGAGATCTTGGGGAGAAGAATATAAATCCAGAGATGGCAAACAATAGAAATACGTGGAGAAGGCTCATTCACAACGGCGACCCCGAATAG